CAACACAACATACAATATAAattatattgcttaaaaatacattttatattgggtatatttaatgtgtttttttttttcaataaagtatattacattaaaaatgcacttttagtattctttaccctatataaacataattttaatgctCTTATGCATACTTCCTTTTAACAAGGGTTgtgcacagggatttctccagattcttttGATAATATTTCATACTGTATCTATAGTCatgtgcagttgcaaaaaaattGCTCctctagatgtttttttttttttttttttgcatcttttagatttccagccttttgttgctTCTCTCCGGTATTTTATTTTGATTCTGATATCAAGTTCCAAATCAGTTAGCTTTTtttatgaaatggtaaaatgtctcgcTTTCAAAATCTGTTATgtgttttattgtgaataaaGAGTCAATGTTGCTGTTGAACTTAATGCACAGGTAACCTTGGGAGGAGCGGTCCATGCAGTCACAAGCATCCAGCAGTGTCAGGCAGCCCTGCAGGGTCTGAACGTGGACGAGGTGAAGACGTGTCTGAGCGTGGAGGCCTCTGTCAGCGTGGTGGGAAAGGTCAGCTCAACATCAGCATATGAACACTGTCGTAGGTTTGAGGAAAAATCTCTGCAGAAGAAAAGTTTCTCCAGTAGCTTCACTGACAGGTTTGTTCATATTTTGTGTTATTTAACTAGTTCATGTTCACAAACACCTTTCTACCTTCACAACCCATAACATGATATGTTTCCCCCTGAAAGGCTTACAGATGTGATTGGTGGACACACTGAGAATGCTGAGCTTCTGTTCTCTGCTGATAAAGACCCTGCTGCCTATAAGGAGTGGCTCTCCTCTCTGCCCAAACACCCTGAAATCCTTTCCTACTCGCTCGACTCCCTCCATGAGCTGCTGCCCAAAAAGAAGCCCATGCGAGAGCATTTACGGAACGCCATCAAAGATTACATCCTACAGAGAGGCCTGTTAAAAAACTGCTCAAAACCTTGTAAAGCTGGCATCAAAACCGACCCCAAAGAGCCGTGCATCTGCAGCTGCCACAACAACAAGGGGGTCAACTGTGACTGCTGCCCCACCCGCCGTGGCCTGGCCCAGATCACCGTCACTGCAGTCAGAGCAACAGGACTGTGGGGAGACTACTTTACATCTACAGATGGATATGTCAAGATCGTACGCAATGGCAAGCTGATTGCACAAACTTCCGTGATCTGGAACCAGAACTCACCTACCTGGAACTGGGACTTTAATCTGGACATTAAAGACCTGTCTGATTTTAGCAGCGTGAGCATACAGGTATGGGACCGGGACAACAAATGGGATGATGACCTCTTAGGGGCTTGTGTGGTCCAGCTCAAAGCAGGAGTAAAGAATGATCTCTGTCACCTGAATCATGGAGTTCTTTACtataaattccaggtgacttgcATCCCGAGTTTATCTGGCTCCTTATGTTCCGAGTACGTGCCCTCTCCCATTTCTCCCGAGCTGGAGAAGCTGTATGTTTCTCGCCATGCCAGACGTATTCCAGCAGACATGCTGCTGGAGATGGGGGTGCTTTTAGACGAGCGCATTTTCAGTTTCAATCAGAGTCACCAGTTTAATTCAGGTCTCAAAACTAAAAGTACAGTTCTGTGATGAAGGGGGAGGTCATGGCAATATTTGTTGATGAGGGATACTGCATTGCTATTTCTTGCTGGGTGATCGCTGCGCTATTTGTTGATGAGggagattgtggcgctatttgttgtTGGGGGATTGAAGCACTATTTGTCAATGAGGGAGATTGCAGCGCTATTTGTTGTTGGGGTGATTGAAGCACTTTTTGTTGATGTGGGAGACTGTAGTGCTTTTTGATGAGGGAGCACTAAGTTGATGAGGGAGAatgtggcgctatttgttgacaGGGGATCGCAGCACTATTTGTTGATGAGGGAGATTGTGCCGCTATTTGTTGACAGGGGATCTCAGCAATATTTGTTGATGAGGGAGATTGTGCCGCTATTTGTTGACAGGGGATCTCAGCCATATTTGTTGATGAGGGATACTGCATCGCTATTTCTTGCTGGGTGATCGCTGCGCTATTTGTTGATGAGggagattgtggcgctatttgttgtTGGGGGATTGAAGCACTATTTGTCAATGAGGGAGACTGTAGTGCTTTTTGATGAGGGAGCACTAAGTTGATGAGGGAGAatgtggcgctatttgttgacaGGGGATCTCAGCACTATTTGTTGATGAGGGAGATTGTGCCGCTATTTGTTGCTGGGGGATCTCAGCACTATTTGTTGATGAGGGAGATTGTGCCGCTATTTGTTGACAGGGGATCGCAGCACTATTTGTTGATGAGGAATTTgcggcgctatttgttgatgggggaTTGCAATACTATTTGTTACTAAGGGAGATCATAGCGCTTTCTGTTGGCAGGGGATCGCAGTGCTATTTGTTAGTGGGCGATCACTGCATTATTTGTTGATGAGAGAGATCTTGGCGCTATTTATTGATGGGGGATCACAGCATTATTTGTTGATGAAAgagattgtggcgctatttgttgatgggggaTCACAGCATTATTTGATGATGAGGGAGActgtggcactatttgttgatgggggATCACAGCACTATTTGTTGATGAGGAATTTTTGGCGCTATCTGTTGATGAGGGATTGCAGTACTATTTGTTAATGGGGAGATTGCAGCGATTTTTGTTGACA
The sequence above is drawn from the Astyanax mexicanus isolate ESR-SI-001 chromosome 19, AstMex3_surface, whole genome shotgun sequence genome and encodes:
- the LOC103039204 gene encoding perforin-1-like, which gives rise to MLQAVLFWVVLAAVLPPPTCQSCFQGKAAQCQKADFAPGSDLAGEGFDITKMQRKGAFVIDMSTWMTKNKTCTLCKNPYMEGKKQKLPRSVVDWRPSQKCSMKVSSSVYQTSESLLTSSTSSIDNNWKAGLGIDAVKGAGSLMLAGSNSKLATYSMEKTKKDKFSFTSHSVSCGYYRYRVSGHPLVHPELKLELRKLPKRYDNKTKQSFYKLIDKFGTHYITKVTLGGAVHAVTSIQQCQAALQGLNVDEVKTCLSVEASVSVVGKVSSTSAYEHCRRFEEKSLQKKSFSSSFTDRLTDVIGGHTENAELLFSADKDPAAYKEWLSSLPKHPEILSYSLDSLHELLPKKKPMREHLRNAIKDYILQRGLLKNCSKPCKAGIKTDPKEPCICSCHNNKGVNCDCCPTRRGLAQITVTAVRATGLWGDYFTSTDGYVKIVRNGKLIAQTSVIWNQNSPTWNWDFNLDIKDLSDFSSVSIQVWDRDNKWDDDLLGACVVQLKAGVKNDLCHLNHGVLYYKFQVTCIPSLSGSLCSEYVPSPISPELEKLYVSRHARRIPADMLLEMGVLLDERIFSFNQSHQFNSGLKTKSTVL